AGCATTCCGACCTTCTTTTGCTGGTCGCCACCGTTGAAGTTGAAGCGCCCGCAGTAGGCGCGGCTGGCCATCTGGAACTTGCCGATGTTGAGCATGTCCAGGCCGCCCGAGACGTCTTCCCACACGGTTTTGTCGTCCGACAGGGCATCGCGCGACTGGTCCACGTAGGCCATTTTCACCGTCTGGCCGACGATGACCTGGCCGGAATCGGGCTGCTCCTTGCCGGCGATCATCTTGAACAGCGTCGATTTACCCGCGCCGTTGGGGCCGATGATGCCGACGATGGCGCCGGCCGGGATGTTCATCGACAGGTTATCGATCAGCACGCGGTCACCAAAGCTCTTGGTCACGCCGTGGAACTCGATCACCTGCGTGCCCAGACGCTCGGCCACAGGAATGAAGATTTCCTGCGTTTCGTTGCGGCGCTGGTATTCGTAGTCGCTCAGTTCCTCAAAGCGGGCAATACGCGCCTTGCTCTTGGCCTGGCGGCCCTTGGCGTTCTGGCGCACCCACTCCAGCTCTTTCTTCAGCGCCTTGGCGCGCGCTTCTTCGCCCTTTTGCTCGGACTCCAGGCGGGCCTGCTTTTGCAGCAGCCACTCGGAATAGTTGCCCTTGTAGGGAATGCCGTGGCCCCGGTCGAGCTCCAAAATCCACTCGGCGGCGTTGTCCAGGAAGTAGCGGTCGTGGGTAATGGCGACCACCGTGCCGGTGAAACGGTGCAGGAACTGCTCCAGCCATTCGACGGACTCGGCGTCCAGGTGGTTGGTGGGCTCGTCCAGCAGCAGCATGTCGGGCTTGGACAAGAGCAGCTGGCACAGCGCCACGCGGCGTTTTTCACCGCCCGAGAGCTTGCCGATCACGGCCTCCCAGGGCGGCAGGCGCAGGGCGTCGGCGGCGATTTCGAGTTGGTGTTCGCTGTCGGTGCCGGCAGCGGCGATGATGGCTTCGAGCTTGCCCTGCTCGGCGGCCAGGGCGTCAAAATCGGCGTTTTCGTCGGCGTAGGCGGCGTACACCTCTTCCAGGCGCGCCTTGGCGTTATTCACCTCGGCCATGGCTTCTTCCACCGCCTCGCGCACCGTGTGCTCGGGATTGAGTTGGGGCTCTTGCGGCAGGTAGCCAATCGACAGGCCGGCCATGGGGATGGCTTCGCCCTCAATCTCCTTGTCGATGCCGGCCATGATCTTCAAAAGCGACGATTTGCCCGAGCCGTTGAGGCCCAGCACGCCAATCTTGGCGCCGGGGAAAAACGACAGGGAAATGTCCTTCAAGATCTGGCGCTTCGGGGGCACCGTCTTGCTGACGCGGTTCATCGAAAAAACGTATTGGGCCATGGCTTGTTATCGGTAAAAACAGGCAAAAAAGAGGGCGCATTTTTTCATGCGCGTGAACTCGGATTATCGTGCCATGCGACAATACCCTTCTGTCACGGGCTCCAGTCGGCCCTGACAACAGCGCAAACGCTGGGGATGGCGAGAACCCTTTTCGCTACTCCCGACCTTGAACCCCCATCTGCCTGCCGAACTGGCGCAACCCACCCTGGCGTTGCGTAAGGCCGATGCCCAGCGCCCCGGATGGGCGCTCCGAGTACCCATGACATTTGACGAACTGAACCTGGCCCCAGCCATCCTGAAGGCCGTGCACGAGCAGGGCTATACCCAGCCAACCCCCATTCAGGCCCAAGCCATCCCGCTCGTGCTGGCGGGCCACGACCTGCTCGCCGGCGCCCAAACCGGCACCGGCAAGACCGCCGCCTTCACCCTGCCCCTGCTGCACCGCCTGAGCCAGGGCGAGCCCGTGCGCAACCGCTTCGGCGGCAAAGGTATCCGCGCCCTGGTGCTGACCCCCACACGCGAGCTCGCCGCCCAGGTCGAGGAGTCGGTGCGCGAATACGGCAAGCACCTGGCACTGAACTCGACCGTGATCTTCGGCGGCGTCGGCATGAACCCGCAAATCGACCGCATCAAGCGCGGTGTGGACGTGCTCGTTGCCACCCCCGGGCGCCTGCTCGATCTGCAGCAGCAGGGCTTTATGGACCTGTCCACGGTCGAAGTCCTGGTGCTCGACGAGGCCGACCGTATGCTCGACATGGGCTTCATCCACGACGTGAAAAAGGTGCTGGCGCTGCTGCCCAAGAGCAAGCAAAGCCTGCTGTTCTCGGCCACCTTCAGCGACGACATTCGCGAGCTGGCCAATGGCCTGCTCAAAAACCCGCAAAGCATCCAGGTCACGCCGCGCAACACCACGGTGCAGCGCATCAGCCAGGTCATCCACCCGGTGGGCCGGGGCAAGAAAAAGCAGGTGCTGCTGCACATCATCGAGCAGCACAACTGGAGCCAGGTGCTGGTCTTCACGCGCACCAAGTTCGGCGCCAACAACGTTGCCGAATACCTGACGAAGAACGGCATCAGCGCCATGGCGCTGCACGGCAACAAGAGCCAGAGCGCCCGCACGCAAGCACTCAATGGCTTTAAAACCGGCGAAATTCGTGCGCTGGTAGCTACAGATATTGCAGCACGCGGCATCGACATCGACGACCTGCCGCACGTTGTCAACTACGAAATTCCCAACGTCCCCGAAGACTACGTGCACCGCATCGGCCGCACCGGCCGCGCCGGCCGCGAAGGCCAGGCCGTGAGCCTGGTGTGCATGGACGAAGAAGGCTTCATGATGGAGATCGAGCGCTTTACGAAGCAGGAGATCCCAGTGCAAATCATCGACGGCTTCGGCCCCGACGAGGGCGAGAAAGCCGAACCCATCGCCATGGGCCGCCAAACCATCTGGGGCGGCGCCGGCAAACCGCCCAGCCGCGAGGTCATGCAAGCAGCCGCCAAGGCGGCACGCGGCGAAATGATGGAGCGCATCCGCACCAACAAAACCACGCAGCGCGGCGGCAAACCAGCAGCCCAGGGTGACAAACCCGCACGCCAGGATGGCGAGCGCGGCAACGGCCAGCGCCAGGGCCAAGCGCAAAACCGGGGGCCACGCAACGCCCAAGGCGGCGGTGCATATCCTGGCCAGGGCCAGGGCCAGGGCCAGGGACGCAACCGCCGAGGCGGCCGCCCCCAGGGCGCACGCGAGCGCGACGATGATGCATTCGACGACCACCGCCAGCCACGTGCAGATGCCCACCTGGGCACGCAGTTCGGTCATCCCAAGCCGGCACGCCACTCGCAAGGCGGCGGCCAGCCCGATCCCATGCGCACCAGCGTGGACAGCATGGGCAGCGGACGCGGCAACCGGGGCAGTGGCTACCGCAGCGGCGGTGGCGGCTTTGGCGGCGGGCGCGGCGGGTACCGCTAAGCCCTCGCTCCATCTACGGCGCAGCAGCGGCTGCGCCGACGGTTAACATCACACGCTTTGGCGGGGGCCCTCCAGCCCTCCGGTGAAACTTTGCAGCCGGTGTTTTGTTGACCATGAAAACTTCGACCCTCGCTTTTCTCCTCTCGCGCTCCCGACCGCTGAGTTTGCTGGGCCTGGCCGCCTTGCTGGCGGCCTGCTCCAGCACCCCCCTGCCCCCCTGGCCCGGCACCCCTGACGCTTCGGCAGGGACGGCACCCAAAGCCCGCCCGGGCGTGGTTGTGCCGCCCCCTCTGGGCACTCCGGCGCGTCCGCCTGCGATTTTCCCCCCAAAGCCAACACCATCCACCCCCGAAGGCGTCACCATCACGCCTATTGGCGCAGCCCTGCCCGACGCCACCAGTTTGCCGTTTGGCGCGGCCGTTGCTGCACGCTTTCCTGACCCCGCCGTGCGCTACCACACTCCTGGCTTGGAGCAAGGGCGCAGCAGCTACACCAGCAATGCCGAACTGGCGCAATGGCTGCGTGAGCTGCAAAGCCAACCCAGTGGCACCGGTACCCGGCTGGTGCTGGAACAAATTGGCCATGCCCAATCGGGCTCCCCGCTGCTGGGCCTGATTGCCACCCGCGCTGCGGGCACTGACCCAGCCAGTTTGCAGGCCAGTGGGCACCCCACCGTACTGCTCATAGGCCAGCAGCATGGCGATGAGCCCGCCGGCAGCGAGGCCCTGCTCGCCATGGCACGCGAACTCGCTCCTGGCGGACTGCTCGAACCCCTGCTTGACAAAATCAACGTCATCCTCGTGCCCCGCGCCAACCCCGACGGCGCCGAAGCCGGCCAGCGCAACACCGCCAGCGGCGTGGACATGAACCGCGACCACCTGCTGCTGACCACGCCCGAAGCCCAGGCCCTGGCCCAACTGGTGCGCAACTACCGCCCACTGGCCGTGCTCGATGCGCACGAATACACCGTAGGCGGGCGCTTTCTGGAAAAATTCCACGCCCTGCCACGCTACGACGCATTGCTACAGTACGCCACCACGCCCAACGTGCCAGACTTTGTGACCAAAGCAGCGCGCGAGTGGTACTACCCCCCCATGGTCGATGCCCTGAACAGCCAGGGCTTGAGCAGCGACTGGTACTACACCACCTCCACCGATTTGCAAGACATGCGCCTGTCGATGGGCGGCATCCGCCCGGACACCGGGCGCAACGTCAATGGCCTGAAGAACGCCGTCAGCATGTTGGTGGAGACGCGTGGCATCGGCATTGGCCGTACGCACCTGCAGCGGCGCGTGCACACCCAGGTCACGGCGCTGACCAGCGCCCTGCGCAGCACCGCCGAGCGTGCCAAGAGCCTGGAGCAGGTGCGCTCCTTCGTCGCCCGCGACGTTAGCGCCCAAGCCTGCCGAGGCCAGGTGGTGATCGACGCCGCCCCGACCCGCAGCGAGCGCGAGTTGCTCATGATCGACCCCAAAACCGGTGCCGACCGCAGCCTGCGCCTGCCCTGGGATTCGGCACTACAGCTGCAAGCCACCAAGAGCCGCCCACGCCCCTGCGGCTACTGGCTCTCGGCCGACGCCGGCAGTGCCGTCGAGCGCCTGCGCCTGCTCGGCCTGCAGGTCTTGCAGGTGGCCGAAAACGGTTCCGTGCTGGCCGAAACGTTCAGCGCCACCGAAAGCCAAAGCGCCCCGCGCGAAGACGTGCGCGGCACGGTCGAGGGCAGCGCGGCCATCGTGCGCGTCGAGGTTGCACCCCACCGCGCCGCCATCGACGTGCCTGCTGGCAGCTACTACGTGCCCCTGAGCCAGCCCTGGGCCAACCTGGCCGTGGCCGCCCTGGAGCCCGATACCCAGAGCAGCTATTTTGCCAACCACCTGCTACCCAGCTTGGCCGACAGTGCCCGCATCATGGCTCCGCCGGCATTGGTCTTTGAAGAGGACTGACCAGCGCTTGCGCGCGGGCTTGCGCACAATAGCGCCATGTCTGCACCGCACCCTGAGGCCCTGCTGGCGCAAGTGGCCGCATTGCCGCCCCTGCCCGGCGTGTACCGCTATTTCGATCACAGTGGCACCTTGCTCTACGTGGGCAAGGCGCGCAATTTAAAAAAACGCGTCGCCAGCTATTTCAACAAAAACCATGGCGGCACCCGCATAGGCCACATGGTGGGCAAAATTGCGCGCTTGGAAACGACCGTGGTGCGCTCGGAAACCGAGGCCCTGCTGCTTGAAAACAACCTCATCAAGTCGCTGCACCCCAAGTACAACATTCTTTTTCGGGACGACAAAAGCTACCCCTTCCTGAAGATCTCCGGCCTGGCCGCACACGACGGCACGGGCAGCGCCCCAAGCCAACGCTTTCCACGCATCGCCTACTACCGGGGCAGCACCGACAAGCGCCACCGCTACTTCGGCCCCTACCCCAGCGCCTGGGCGGTCAAAGAAACCATCACCTTGCTGCAAAAAGTCTTTCGCCTGCGCACCTGCGAAGACACGGTTTACGCCAACCGCAGCCGCCCCTGCCTGCTCTACCAAATCAAGCGCTGCACCGCCCCTTGCGTGGGG
This DNA window, taken from Acidovorax sp. HDW3, encodes the following:
- the ettA gene encoding energy-dependent translational throttle protein EttA, with the translated sequence MAQYVFSMNRVSKTVPPKRQILKDISLSFFPGAKIGVLGLNGSGKSSLLKIMAGIDKEIEGEAIPMAGLSIGYLPQEPQLNPEHTVREAVEEAMAEVNNAKARLEEVYAAYADENADFDALAAEQGKLEAIIAAAGTDSEHQLEIAADALRLPPWEAVIGKLSGGEKRRVALCQLLLSKPDMLLLDEPTNHLDAESVEWLEQFLHRFTGTVVAITHDRYFLDNAAEWILELDRGHGIPYKGNYSEWLLQKQARLESEQKGEEARAKALKKELEWVRQNAKGRQAKSKARIARFEELSDYEYQRRNETQEIFIPVAERLGTQVIEFHGVTKSFGDRVLIDNLSMNIPAGAIVGIIGPNGAGKSTLFKMIAGKEQPDSGQVIVGQTVKMAYVDQSRDALSDDKTVWEDVSGGLDMLNIGKFQMASRAYCGRFNFNGGDQQKKVGMLSGGERGRLHLAKTLIQGGNVLLLDEPSNDLDVETLRALEDALLEYAGTVLVISHDRWFLDRIATHILAAEGDSQWVFFDGNYQEYEADKKKRLGEEGAAPKRVRYKALK
- a CDS encoding M14 family metallocarboxypeptidase, which codes for MKTSTLAFLLSRSRPLSLLGLAALLAACSSTPLPPWPGTPDASAGTAPKARPGVVVPPPLGTPARPPAIFPPKPTPSTPEGVTITPIGAALPDATSLPFGAAVAARFPDPAVRYHTPGLEQGRSSYTSNAELAQWLRELQSQPSGTGTRLVLEQIGHAQSGSPLLGLIATRAAGTDPASLQASGHPTVLLIGQQHGDEPAGSEALLAMARELAPGGLLEPLLDKINVILVPRANPDGAEAGQRNTASGVDMNRDHLLLTTPEAQALAQLVRNYRPLAVLDAHEYTVGGRFLEKFHALPRYDALLQYATTPNVPDFVTKAAREWYYPPMVDALNSQGLSSDWYYTTSTDLQDMRLSMGGIRPDTGRNVNGLKNAVSMLVETRGIGIGRTHLQRRVHTQVTALTSALRSTAERAKSLEQVRSFVARDVSAQACRGQVVIDAAPTRSERELLMIDPKTGADRSLRLPWDSALQLQATKSRPRPCGYWLSADAGSAVERLRLLGLQVLQVAENGSVLAETFSATESQSAPREDVRGTVEGSAAIVRVEVAPHRAAIDVPAGSYYVPLSQPWANLAVAALEPDTQSSYFANHLLPSLADSARIMAPPALVFEED
- a CDS encoding DEAD/DEAH box helicase, translating into MTFDELNLAPAILKAVHEQGYTQPTPIQAQAIPLVLAGHDLLAGAQTGTGKTAAFTLPLLHRLSQGEPVRNRFGGKGIRALVLTPTRELAAQVEESVREYGKHLALNSTVIFGGVGMNPQIDRIKRGVDVLVATPGRLLDLQQQGFMDLSTVEVLVLDEADRMLDMGFIHDVKKVLALLPKSKQSLLFSATFSDDIRELANGLLKNPQSIQVTPRNTTVQRISQVIHPVGRGKKKQVLLHIIEQHNWSQVLVFTRTKFGANNVAEYLTKNGISAMALHGNKSQSARTQALNGFKTGEIRALVATDIAARGIDIDDLPHVVNYEIPNVPEDYVHRIGRTGRAGREGQAVSLVCMDEEGFMMEIERFTKQEIPVQIIDGFGPDEGEKAEPIAMGRQTIWGGAGKPPSREVMQAAAKAARGEMMERIRTNKTTQRGGKPAAQGDKPARQDGERGNGQRQGQAQNRGPRNAQGGGAYPGQGQGQGQGRNRRGGRPQGARERDDDAFDDHRQPRADAHLGTQFGHPKPARHSQGGGQPDPMRTSVDSMGSGRGNRGSGYRSGGGGFGGGRGGYR